TAATAAAAGAACATGAGACCAGGACCGGCTCGGAAAAAAGCATATGCGGTCCGGTGGCGATAGTCGCCCTCGCGGTAATTCCGCTCCTCCTCAGGAAGAGGAGGTGAGGTTTCTCCTTTTCCTTTCCCACCGCAACTTTTATAAGAGCGCCCCGGCACCTTAGGAGCGAGGGCCCGTAGCCTAGCAGGATAGGGCGCCGGCCTTCTAAGCCGGAGGTCGCGGGTTCGAATCCCGCCGGGCCCGCCATTCTCGAAATAATCGCTTCCATGCGCCTCACCTTCTCTAAATGCTCTTTAAGAAGCTTGTTTGTGAGGGCCGAGATGTTAAAGCCCTCTTCCTTGAGACCGCCGACCACTTCTTTATCCAAGTACAAATGAACGCGCGTCTTTCGCCTTTTCTGAGGCTTTCGAGCCCGATGAGAGCCCTGTTTAGACGGCCCACTACTACCCACTTTGGCCCACCTATGGGATAATGGCCGGAGGTGGATATTAAGACTGCGGTCATGCGGATCACCAAAGGTCCTTTAGATCTCCAATCTGGAATTTCCAAAGTTTGGCTATGGTCTCCATGCGGTTAGAAAAGCCGTCGCTAAGAATGTATGACTTATCAGAGCTTATACGGAGCATTTTCAGGGCCAGCATTTTCTTTATGACTCTAAAGTACACCACCTGGTCGCTCTTGTCCTTGAACATCTCCTTGTAGTCATCTGGATAAAGGCGGCCCTGCTCCTTAATGCGTTCGAGGACTTTGTACGCTATCTCCAGGCTCCTGCCGTCGAAGATTAGTTCGAGTGGGCTATCGGCCGGCTCATATGTGGGGATTTTGAGAGCGACATAATCTGGAAGTTTTCTTCGCCTTGGCATACTAACACCACCTTTTAGTTAGCCAAACAATCTAAAATATTATTCTCCAAGTTCCACTCACGGAATTGGAGAGTATAGTAACAGTTCTTGTTAGTATGAGGGGTTTGGTGGCGATTGGAGTTGGTTGTTCGCGGGAAAGTTTTTGGAAAGACGGATAATATACAGAGGCTGTTAGTATCTTGAACGTTAACATCCATACGAAAGTTAACGGTCATTTTTCAACCCCCAATACAGCCATGGCATGACTTTCTCAGAGCCGCACTTTGGGCATTTATCTGGTACAGTAAGCCTCTTCCAAGTGTGGCCACAGTCGAGACACTTCCATTCGGGCCTCAAATCTTTAAACACCAACCTTCACCTCCACAGGCTCCTCTTCCATGCGTATTATAATCTCCTCTGGAGTCTCCAACGCCACAAAATCCAGGCCATTGACTATGAACTCAGCCTTTCTGACCATCGAGAAGATGAGAGCCTTGTATTCGTCGAGCGTCATCTTGCAGGCGCTCTTGAGGAACTCCCTCTCACTTTCATGCTCCTTGAGGAACTCTCTATAAAGCTCCCCGAGCACTTCCCTCTCGGCCTTCAGCATGCCGGCAGGAGTTCCCCTGTACTTCTCCTGGTAGCGCTTCCGTATGAGCCTACCAACTCTAGTCCTCCCATCCCAATACCGCCCCTTCCTCTTTTCCCACTCCTTCACGAGCTGTCTTTCGAGTTCAAAGATTTCCATAGCTTCCTCGTCTGGTTCGAAGAACGGGCACTTTCTCGCGTAAGTTGAGGAGACGTAGAGGGAGAAGTCCGCCTCCCCAAGGCCATACGTGCAGAAACCCCTCTTCCTAATATTGTCTTTGAAGCGCTCCTCATAGATCCTGATGAAGTGCCTACACACCCTACAACTCCTTCCAACCTCACTCACGGCCATCACGCTCCTTACCTTGCGAGTCGAAAGATTCTTCGACTGCCAAGGTCAGCCAGTCCAAGAACTCCATAATATTCTCGCCTTCTTTTTCTGTTAGCTCTTTTGTGACATTAGTCCAGTCGAACCTGACAATGTATTTGTGCCGTTTCGAGTCATATCTGAACGTCAATGCGATGTCGTCATGACTCTCATTGTCCTCAATCTCATAGTAACCCCATTCTATCTTTTTCACCCGAATCGCCACGCCCCGTCACCCCTCCTCGATTTTTCCCACGACCTTGTATCCCCGTTTGAGGAGCTCATCAGTGAGTTTGTTGAGCTCTTCAAGACTGCCCGCATCAACGATGAGAACCATCTCTGCTTCAATGAACTCGCCCCTCATGCACAAATCCCAATGAGGGCAATTTCTGTCGCACTGCCTGTTGTGGTACGGGTGGTTCTCTTCCTTCAGACAAATCTCAAACCACTTATTCTCAACCCTAACTCTAACCACGCCCCGTCACCTCCTTTCGAGGAGGAATTTTAAGTCGGTCCTGAGGTCTTCGAGAGAGTTTGAAACGATTAAGTCATCCATGTCTAAAATTGCATAATAATCCCGCTTCTTGCCCTCATACCGAGTCTCGAACTGAGGCTTCACATTTAAAACGTTGAACATGACGAACTTCTCCCCGCCAATGCTAACGAAATAGTAAAGAGGGACCCTCAGCATTCTGGCAACCCTGCGAATCCTGAGGAACTGCCCGCCATTCAACTCCAACTCCCGGCCTTCGACAGTTCTCGGGCTCTTGAACTTTAACTCAAAAGCTGCTAACACTTTCTCGTCCCTAAAGCGCCCGAACCGGTCATAAACCGGCTTGAAGAGTATTGAATCCACATCAGTCATCCTGTACTGCCTGTAAAACAAGTGCTCAATAAGCCTGCTGAAGTACATCCTATTCCTCCCATCCTTCACCATGCGCTCCATGTAATCAAAAGCCGGGTCAAAATAATTCGGGCCCGCCTTCACATCAAAATGAACCATAGTAGCGCGGGAAGCCATCAACTCACCTCCGCTAAAGCGGTTTTAATGACCTCATCCAATGGCTTCAGCAACTCCTCCGCTCTGATAGGCTTCATCCTGTGCGCTCTTTTTGGAGCGAGGCTGATGTCCATGACCTCCGCGTGGCCATCTCCTGACATCTTCCACGCCTGCGTCTCCAAATACACCCGCAACAGCCACCTCTCGTAAGCCCTCTTCGCCACCTCATAATCCTCAGCCTCAATGACAACCTCTTCAAAAACCAACTGCCTTCCCCCATCCCTCACCTCAAAAAAACCGTAAGCCTTCATGCCCTCACCTCCCTGAGGGCCTCAAGGAATCCCTCGTAGTATTCACCGCCGCCCTCAAACTGCTTCATGAACTTCGCCTTCTCCTCCAGCTCCTGAATCCGCTTCTCCAGCTTCTTCAACCTCTGTAAAGCCGCGTTAATAACCTCCAGCCGCCCCTCCTCGTAAGCCGCCTTGAGGGGCTCATTCCTGAGAGAATACGAAAACCTCAAATTCTCCGCCCTGGCCCTTTCGCGCTCAAGCCACGCTACCACGTCCGCCACTGTGGGCCTTTCGGCCTGCTCCAACACCGCCCGCTCCCGAGCCACAAACTCCCAAAACCCGGCTTCCAACTCAGACATCTGCATTCACCTCCAGCTTCTTAACCTTCCAGCCGAGGAGACCGACCTCATGCGAAGGCTCAAGAACGAGGCCGAGCTCCTTAGAAACGAAAACCTTGCCCCCAAGCACAAACCAACGCTTCTGGAACGCTTCTGCCTTCTTCATCAACGCCTCGCCCTTCTCAGAATAACCAAGCCTCCTGAACAATTCGAGGAGCTTGAGCTCCTTATAAGTAGAGAGAACTTGATGAATTTCTTCCCTAAGCTCAGTAGCTTCACGGTCTTTCTTCGACAATTGTTCCATTTTGAGCTTCTCAAGTTGGAGAACAAGTCTCTCGATTTTCTTGTCTCTCTTCTCTAATTCTTCTTGCAGTTTTTCAATGATTTTGTCTTTCTTCTCGTTCTCTTTAATTAGATGGGCCGTGAACTCTTTTTCTTGTTCCAGAAGCTCTTCCAACTCCCTGACCTTGGCCATTAGGTCAATGATGTTCTGGTTTCTGTGTTCAAGAAGCAAAATAAACCCCTTCGGCCTTGATATACCCAACTTCTTACACATCTCATCAAATTCAAGAAACTTTGATTGTGGCACGTTCATTGAAAGTAGACGCAATGGTTCTCCGTATTCAGAAGGCCTTCCCGGGCCGGCCCTGACTTTCTTTCGTTTTCTGGCCATGGGGAAAACACCTTCATAGACCAGTGTTTCCATTGGAGACCACCAGAAGCTTATTTGCCTTGTAGAACTCCCACATGTCGAGGATTAGGTCCCCCCAACTCATTTTGTGCTCATTTTTGTATCTCTCCATCTCTTTGACCGCATCGGGAGGCAGAAGTGCGTCAATTCTGACACTCCGAACCCCATACTTTGGTTTCCGTCCCATCGTCATCACCTTGTGAGTATATTGCTCACGTGAGTAAATTACACACACAAACTTATAAGCTTTTTGGTCTGCCGTAATATTTACAAAACCGTTGCGTAAAATGTACAATTTTGGCAGAATTTTTACTGTATAAATTTAGAGCTCAAGAAAGCGGTCATGAGAGGTCTGTATCAATCTGTAAAAGGGGTGAGATAGCTTAGAATAGATGAATTAATAATTACTGTAATTATTAAACTTGAAATAAATAACTATAACTAAGCTGTTTGAGCAAGTTGTATTCCTCTCCAGGGGACATGATTTTTGCCTGAGAAAAGGCCTGAATACGCTTCATTAACTCTTTTCCTTGTGGACTTATAAGCTTGTCGAATTTATGGATGGCTAAGATGAGAACTTCTACGGCATCTCTATGAGATAGATTCAACTCTACACGGGCGTTTGTTGGTACGACAATGTATCCTCTGACTCCAACTTTTGCAATAATGAATGCACTGCCCAATATTTGGACAACTTTAGATTCACTATTCAATTCTATCTTTCTGATAACAGCCTCTACATAATCGTTCCCCTCTATTCCTAAAACTTCCCTATCCCCTTTGGGGATTAAGACTCTGCCCTTTGGATCAAGTCTTGCATGAAACTTTGCGAGTGGTTCTTTGCTTTCCCTCACTGTCTCACCTCTTCGCATGCTGATTTTACGAATTATTCTTACGGTATGAATGTTTAAAAGGTTTGAGAAAATTTCTCGTGGGTGGGATTTTTACCCTTAGCGTGAATTACCCACAATCCTTTTAATTTCCTTTTGAGTAATTTTTACGTAAGGAATAAATGGTGGTGCTCATGGGATTCGGCGACTTCTTTAAGAAAGTTGGAGAAGCCACTAAAAAGGCAATGGATAAAGCCGCCAAGGAAGCGAGGTATCGCGCCAAGGCGCTTGAGATTAAACGGGAAATTGCAGAGGCAGAGAGAAGATTTAAAGAAGAAGTTACGAGAAAGGAGTTTGAGGCTAAGCGAGAAATTCTTTCTCAGCTTAAGATGAGGCAGCTTGAGGCTGTTTGTGCTGCTAAAGGTATTCCTACTTACCGAACACAAATAGTGAATGGGGAGGAACGCCGTTACAAAATAAGGAACAAAGACGAGCTGATTGATGTTGTGGCAAGTCATTTAACCGTGGAGGAAGTCGCCGAGGTCGCGAAGAGGTATAAGGTAAAGTCTCGGCATGTAGTTCAGCACTTCACGAAGTGGCTTGAAGAGGCCAATGAGGCTCTAAAGGCCTTCAAGGAGCAGAAGCAGAAAGAGCTTGAGGAATACAAGGCTCAACTTTTTGGAGAGGAATCTCATGAGATTGCTTCCATTGAGCTTGAGTCTGAGACTGTTGAATCTCTTGGTGGAGAGGAGCTTGGAGGGTATTCACTTGAAGAGGACAACCATCAGCCCGAACTTGATGTTGTAGATATTCTCTTTGATTTCGAGCCGGAAACTGTGAGGGATGAAGAGGATCTTGAAAAGCAGCTTTATCAGTACCTTAGGGCACGCCTTGGGAGGCGTGTTGTCCGCCAGTATCCTGTTGGAGATCAGAAGATTGATATTGCTATTGATGGCAATGTTGGGATTGAACTCAAGATTGCTGAGAGTCGGAGTAAGCTCCAGCGTCTTGTGGGGCAGGTCTTGGACTATGTTGAGTATTTTGACGAGGTTATCGCGGTGATCCTTGATGTTGGAGCCAATGTTGACATTGACAAGTATATAAAGAAACTCCGGAGACTTGGCGCAAAGGTCATTGTTCTTGAGGGAGACATTAAAAGGAA
This genomic interval from Thermococcus sp. contains the following:
- a CDS encoding rubredoxin-like domain-containing protein, producing MFKDLRPEWKCLDCGHTWKRLTVPDKCPKCGSEKVMPWLYWGLKNDR
- a CDS encoding AbrB/MazE/SpoVT family DNA-binding domain-containing protein, which encodes MRESKEPLAKFHARLDPKGRVLIPKGDREVLGIEGNDYVEAVIRKIELNSESKVVQILGSAFIIAKVGVRGYIVVPTNARVELNLSHRDAVEVLILAIHKFDKLISPQGKELMKRIQAFSQAKIMSPGEEYNLLKQLSYSYLFQV